CTCCTAGGCTGGTGGCGTGACGAGCGCCGTAACACCGACCCTCGAGAGCGCGACCTGGGGACGCCGGATCCTGGCGCTGGTCGTCGACTGGCTCGCCTGCCTGGCCGTCGTGGAGGGCCTCGTCGCCGTCGGCGTGCTGGGCTCGAACCCCAACGGCCTCGGCACCCTCGCGCTCTTCGTGCTCGAGTCGGCGCTCTTCACCGCCACCACGGGCGGGTCCTTCGGCAAGCTCGTGACGCGCGTGCGGGTCGTCGACCACCGCGACCCCTCGCGGCCCGTGCCGCTGCTGCGGTCGCTGCTGCGCAGCGTGCTGGTCGGGCTGCTGGTCCCGCCGCTGCTGACCTTCGACGGGCGCGGGGTCCACGACCTGGCCGCGGGGACCCGCACCGTCACCCTCTGAGCCGAGGGTCTCGAGGCTCGCTGCGCTCGCACCTCGACCATCGAGGCTCACACCTCGACCAGCGATCGCTCAGCGTCCGCGCTGCTGCGAGCGCATGCCCTTCATCGAGGTCGGGACCGGGCCCTTGGGCAGGGGCAGCTTGCCGCGCTGGGCGTCGAGCGCCTTGAGCCGCTGGAGGATGTCGGTCATCTCGGCGGGCTTCACGTTGCGACCGAGCTTCTGGACGTGGCGCACCAGCTTGGGCAGCGGCACCTCGCCGTCGCCACGACCGCAGACGACCTCGTGGATCGGGACCTCGTAGGCGACCCGCTCGTGCTTCTTGCGCTCGGTGGCGAGCAGCGCCTTGACGCGCGACTGGCTCGAGCCCTCGCCGACCAGGACGATGCC
Above is a genomic segment from Nocardioides okcheonensis containing:
- a CDS encoding RDD family protein is translated as MTSAVTPTLESATWGRRILALVVDWLACLAVVEGLVAVGVLGSNPNGLGTLALFVLESALFTATTGGSFGKLVTRVRVVDHRDPSRPVPLLRSLLRSVLVGLLVPPLLTFDGRGVHDLAAGTRTVTL